Proteins from a single region of Clupea harengus chromosome 5, Ch_v2.0.2, whole genome shotgun sequence:
- the gnl3l gene encoding guanine nucleotide-binding protein-like 3-like protein: protein MSRTSKQKRAKRLGLNGKKNKDGKQTDSQTSRKGPGLPEVSRFKENAQRQALIRQKRLDEIREKQKLSREREHMKRRSLDTFQSDIHRRQQAFEQREAEMLNLEKHVNFENENSRKAYYREFKKVIEAADVILEVLDARDPLGCRCPQVEQAVVQSGINKKIVLVLNKIDLVSKDIVEKWIKYLRNEFPTVAFKASTQQQNKNLKRSNVPVTKATADLLGSSACVGAECLMKLLGNYCRNQDIKTHITVGVVGFPNVGKSSLINSLKRARACSVGATPGVTKCLQQVHLDKHIKLLDCPGIVMATSTSDAGMILRNCVKIEQLVDPLPAIEAILRRCNKTQIMEHYGVPDFRSPLEFLALLARRQGKLKKGGLPDNDKAAKSVLMDWTTGRISYFTHPPETHTLPTHVSAEIVAEMGKAFDWDELEKGNDEALAALDSTDVDMGFCMATTGMTQGAQPDMPVEEDVDCLEDGKAESMEDDQDPEFGPMTVEIKTPLVKNETCVEGATPKAVDLRDILDVDPLQQGQALLAANKKRKKQQKRSDKIAVKLSDTLTSAMNTFWDS, encoded by the exons ATGTCGAGAACCAGTA AACAAAAAAGAGCGAAAAGGCTTGGTCTCAACGGTAAAAAG AACAAAGATGGCAAGCAGACTGATTCTCAGACTAGCAGAAAGGGTCCAGGGTTGCCGGAGGTGTCACGCTTCAAAGAAAATGCGCAGAGACAAGCTCTAATTCGACAAAAAAGG CTTGACGAAATCCGGGAGAAGCAGAAACTATCCAGAGAAAGGGAGCACATGAAAAGAAGGAGTTTGGACACTTTCCAGAGCGATATCCACCGACGGCAGCAGGCCTTTGAACAGAGG GAAGCGGAAATGCTGAATTTGGAGAAGCATGTTAATTTTGAGAATGAAAATTCAAGAAAGGCATATTACAGGGAATTTAAGAAG gTAATTGAAGCTGCTGATGTAATCCTGGAGGTCCTGGATGCCCGTGATCCTTTGGGCTGTCGCTGCCCCCAAGTGGAGCAGGCGGTGGTCCAGAGTGGCATCAACAAGAAAATTGTTCTGGTTCTCAACAAAATTG ATCTTGTGTCTAAGGATATTGTTGAAAAATGGATCAAGTACCTTCGTAATGAATTTCCAACAGTGGCCTTCAAAGCTTCTACCCAACAGCAGAACAAAAACTTG AAACGCAGCAATGTACCAGTCACTAAGGCCACAGCTGACCTTCTGGGCagcagtgcatgtgtgggtgcagAATGCTTGATGAAACTCTTGGGAAATTACTGTCGGAACCAGGACATCAAGACACACATCACTGTCGGCGTGGTTG GTTTTCCGAATGTTGGGAAGAGTAGCTTGATCAACAGTCTGAAGAGAGCCCGGGCATGTAGTGTTGGAGCCACCCCAGGGGTCACAAA ATGCCTTCAGCAAGTGCACTTAGACAAACACATCAAGCTTCTAGATTGCCCTGGAATAGTCATGGCAACCTCGACTAGTGATGCGGGCATGATTCTTCGGAACTGTGTGAAGATTGAGCAACTTGTAGATCCTTTACCAGCCATTGAAGCAATCCTGAGGCGCTGCAACAAGACACAG ATTATGGAACATTATGGGGTTCCAGATTTCCGTAGTCCTCTGGAATTCCTGGCCTTGCTAGCACGACGTCAGGGAAAGCTGAAAAAGGGGGGGCTTCCAGACAATGACAAGGCTGCCAAGAGTGTCCTCATGGATTGGACCAC GGGTCGAATCAGCTACTTCACGCATCCTCCAGAGACGCACACGCTGCCTACCCATGTCAGCGCTGAGATCGTAGCAGAGATGGGCAAGGCCTTCGATTGGGATGAGCTGGAGAAAGGAAATGATGAGGCACTTGCTG CATTGGATTCAACTGACGTTGATATGGGATTCTGCATGGCAACGACTGGTATGACACAAGGCGCTCAGCCGGACATGCCAGTTGAGGAAGATGTCGACTGTTTGGAGGATGGCAAAGCTGAATCAATGGAAGACGACCAGGATCCAGAG tttggaccaATGACGGTTGAGATCAAAACACCTCTGGTTAAAAATGAGACTTGTGTGGAGGGTGCAACCCCTAAGGCTGTAGACCTGAGAGACATCCTTGATGTGGATCCTCTCCAACAAGGCCAGGCTCTGCTGGCAGCCaacaagaaaaggaagaaacagCAAAAGAGATCAG ACAAGATTGCTGTAAAGCTTTCGGACACGCTAACATCTGCCATGAACACTTTTTGGGACAGCTGA
- the LOC105912236 gene encoding red-sensitive opsin-1-like, producing MADEWGNSVYAARRRGDDTTRETSFTYTNSNNTKDPFEGPNYQIAPRWCYNLATVWMFIVVVLSVFTNGLVLVATAKFKKLRHPLNWILVNLAIADLGETVLASTISVINQFFGYFILGHPMCIFEGYTVSVCGIAALWSLTIISWERWVVVCKPFGNVKFDAKWASGGIIFSWVWAAVWCAPPIFGWSRYWPHGLKTSCGPDVFSGSDDPGVQSYMIVLMTTCCFLPLSIIILCYIAVWMAIRAVAAQQKDSESTQKAEKEVSRMVVIMIIAYIVCWGPYTCFACFAAANPGYAFHPLAASIPAYFAKSATIYNPIIYVFMNRQFRTCIMQLFGKEADDGSETSTSKTEVSSVAPA from the exons ATGGCAGATGAGTGGGGAAATTCTGTTTACGCTGCCAGAAGACGAGGCGATGACACGACCAGGGAGACTTCCTTCACATAcaccaacagcaacaacactAAAG ATCCTTTTGAGGGGCCCAACTACCAAATTGCCCCGAGGTGGTGCTACAACCTTGCCACAGTGTGGATGTTTATTGTGGTCGTTCTCTCTGTGTTCACTAACGGCCTGGTCCTGGTGGCCACAGCAAAGTTCAAGAAGCTCCGCCACCCTCTCAACTGGATTTTGGTCAATCTGGCTATTGCTGATCTTGGAGAGACAGTTTTAGCCAGCACCATTAGTGTAATTAACCAGTTCTTTGGCTACTTCATCCTGGGACACCCCATGTGCATTTTCGAGGGCtacactgtgtctgtctgcg GTATCGCTGCTCTGTGGTCCCTGACTATCATCTCTTGGGAGAGATGGGTGGTTGTGTGCAAACCCTTCGGAAATGTCAAGTTCGATGCCAAGTGGGCCTCTGGAGGAATTATATTCTCATGGGTGTGGGCAGCAGTCTGGTGCGCACCTCCCATCTTTGGCTGGAGCAG GTATTGGCCTCATGGTCTGAAGACTTCCTGTGGACCTGATGTGTTCAGTGGAAGTGATGACCCAGGAGTCCAGTCCTACATGATTGTTCTGATGACCACCTGCTGCTTCCTCCCCCTGTCAATCATCATCCTCTGCTACATTGCTGTCTGGATGGCCATTCGCGCT GTAGCCGCACAGCAGAAAGACTCTGAGTCAACACAGAAGGCTGAGAAGGAGGTGTCCAGGATGGTGGTCATCATGATCATTGCATATATTGTCTGCTGGGGACCATACACATGCTTTGCCTGTTTCGCTGCAGCTAACCCAGGATATGCATTCCATCCTTTGGCTGCATCCATCCCTGCCTACTTTGCCAAGAGCGCCACCATCTACAACCCTATTATCTATGTCTTCATGAACCGACAG TTCCGCACATGTATCATGCAGCTCTTTGGCAAGGAGGCTGATGATGGATCTGAAACGTCCACATCCAAAACAGAAGTCTCCTCCGTGGCACCAGCATAA
- the LOC105912237 gene encoding red-sensitive opsin, protein MAEQWGEAAFAARRRGDDSTRESMFTYTNANNTRDPFEGPNYHIAPRWIYNVSTIWMFFVVILSVFTNGLVLVATAKFKKLRHPLNWILVNLAIADLGETVLASTISVINQYFGYFILGHPMCVFEGYTVSTCGIAALWSLTIISWERWVVVCKPFGNVKFDAKWATGGIVFSWVWAAIWCAPPVFGWSRYWPHGLKTSCGPDVFSGSDDPGVKSYMIVLMVTCCFLPLAIIILCYIAVWMAIRAVAAQQKDSESTQKAEKEVSRMVVVMIVAYCVCWGPYTVFACFAAANPGYAFHPLAAAMPAYFAKSATIYNPIIYVFMNRQFRTCIMQLFGKAADDGSEMSTSKTEVSSVAPA, encoded by the exons ATGGCGGAGCAGTGGGGCGAAGCGGCTTTTGCTGCGAGGCGAAGGGGAGATGACTCCACCAGGGAGTCAATGTTCACCtacacaaatgcaaataacACTAGAG ATCCATTTGAGGGACCCAACTACCACATTGCGCCACGGTGGATCTACAATGTCTCTACAATTTGGATGTTCTTTGTGGTCATTCTCTCTGTGTTCACTAACGGCCTGGTCCTGGTGGCCACAGCAAAGTTCAAGAAGCTCCGCCACCCTCTCAACTGGATTTTGGTCAATCTGGCTATTGCTGATCTTGGGGAGACAGTTTTAGCCAGCACAATTAGTGTAATTAACCAGTACTTTGGCTACTTCATCCTGGGACACCCCATGTGCGTTTTCGAGGGCTACACTGTTTCGACCTGCG GTATTGCTGCTCTGTGGTCCCTGACTATCATCTCTTGGGAGAGATGGGTGGTCGTGTGCAAACCCTTCGGAAATGTCAAGTTCGATGCCAAGTGGGCCACTGGAGGAATTGTGTTCTCATGGGTGTGGGCAGCAATCTGGTGCGCACCTCCCGTCTTTGGCTGGAGcag GTATTGGCCTCATGGTCTGAAGACTTCCTGTGGACCTGATGTGTTCAGTGGAAGTGATGACCCAGGAGTCAAGTCCTACATGATTGTTCTGATggtcacctgctgcttcctccCCCTGGCAATCATCATCCTCTGCTACATTGCTGTCTGGATGGCCATTCGCGCT GTAGCCGCACAGCAGAAAGACTCTGAGTCAACACAGAAGGCCGAGAAAGAGGTGTCCAGGATGGTGGTCGTCATGATCGTGGCTTACTGTGTCTGCTGGGGACCATACACAGTCTTTGCCTGCTTCGCTGCAGCTAACCCAGGATATGCATTCCATCCTTTGGCTGCAGCAATGCCTGCCTACTTTGCCAAGAGCGCCACCATCTACAACCCTATTATCTATGTCTTCATGAACCGACAG TTCCGCACATGCATCATGCAGCTCTTTGGCAAGGCGGCTGATGATGGATCTGAAATGTCCACATCCAAAACAGAAGTCTCCTCCGTGGCACCAGCATAA
- the LOC105912135 gene encoding methyl-CpG-binding protein 2 isoform X3, with amino-acid sequence MAAADSGGRRLEKKRLDLDQQGQKVSVPPPKEKLSLDHWDDGQLKSALSSQPPPHVKKTWVDQEDPAGPWRLEEPQEAKDISSHFESTVSPQQRENAMRDRGPLYDDPTLPQGWTRKLKQRKSGRSAGKYDVYLINSEGKAFRSKVELIAYFQKIGETNTNPNDFDFTVTGRGCPSRREKRPLKKPKVVKPVGRRRGRPKGSGKRRHTEGVAVKRVVEESPGKLLVKMPLKALKAEADGPTGLAQVPVAKKRRGRKKKMAPDVQTAPKKRGRKPRGTIPSGKITSPSISVTLPVTVHITDVRLKAVKGSSAKSLQETALPIKKRKIMEDQTNSAGPVFSESRKSDKLVLGTEVNMNVLTQEQKVLHTDTQTEKPKSSMSVAGRGYIPCVTPSNKLSENNQTAQQHKHQYHPAPHNQRFTPPTPVPPLSVHPAHTQWAGKSSEPQDLSRPRPYQPQQQPLANRQAFIQHHAPHRLLSSKNQAAAAVATEPKTKHRSGGRVEEEEEEIKNAAAASAVPRPSQEETVESRTSVTERLS; translated from the exons ATGGCCGCCGCGGACAGCGGAGGGAGAagact agagaaaaagagactagATCTGGATCAGCAAGGTCAGAAGGTCAGTGTCCCTCCCCCGAAGGAGAAACTCAGCTTGGACCATTGGGATGATGGGCAGTTGAAGTCAGCCTTGTCCTCGCAGCCACCGCCCCATGTCAAGAAGACATGGGTCGACCAGGAAGACCCTGCTGGGCCTTGGAGACTCGAGGAGCCACAGGAAGCCAAGGACATCTCTTCCCACTTTGAGTCCACAGTCTCCCCCCAGCAAAGGGAGAATGCCATGAGAGACCGGGGGCCTCTCTATGATGACCCAACACTTCCACAGGGCTGGACCCGCAAACTGAAGCAGCGCAAGTCAGGCCGCTCAGCGGGCAAGTACGACGTCTACCTGATCAA CTCGGAGGGAAAAGCATTTCGTTCCAAAGTTGAACTCATTGCCTACTTCCAGAAGATCGGAGAGACCAACACAAATCCCAATGACTTTGACTTCACAGTGACAGGCCGTGGCTGCCCATCTcggagagagaagaggcctCTGAAAAAGCCCAAAGTGGTGAAGCCTGTTGGCAGGAGGCGAGGGCGTCCAAAAGGGAGTGGCAAACGTAGGCACACCGAGGGCGTGGCAGTGAAACGTGTGGTAGAAGAAAGCCCTGGGAAGCTTTTAGTCAAGATGCCATTAAAGGCTCTCAAAGCTGAAGCCGATGGACCTACTGGGCTTGCCCAAGTGCCCGTTGCCAAAAAACGCCGTGGACGCAAGAAGAAAATGGCGCCGGATGTACAGACGGCCCCAAAGAAAAGGGGACGTAAGCCCAGAGGAACCATACCATCAGGGAAAATCACCAGTCCCAGTATCAGTGTGACACTCCCGGTCACCGTACACATCACTGATGTAAGGCTGAAGGCAGTCAAGGGAAGTTCGGCAAAGTCACTGCAGGAGACAGCTCTGCCCATTAAAAAGCGCAAAATTATGGAGGACCAGACAAACTCCGCAGGACCTGTGTTTtcagagagcaggaagagcgACAAGCTGGTTTTAGGCACAGAGGTCAATATGAATGTACTAACCCAGGAACAAAAGGTgttacacactgacactcagaCCGAGAAACCAAAATCTTCCATGTCCGTGGCAGGTAGAGGTTACATCCCCTGTGTTACTCCTTCTAACAAATTGAGCGAAAACAACCAAACAGCCCAGCAGCATAAACACCAATATCATCCCGCTCCCCACAATCAACGCTTCACTCCTCCTACTCCCGTACCTCCCCTCTCTGTTCACCCAGCCCATACTCAGTGGGCTGGCAAGAGCAGTGAACCCCAAGACTTGAGCAGACCGAGGCCCTaccagccccagcagcagccacTGGCAAACAGACAGGCATTCATACAGCACCATGCGCCCCACCGATTGTTGAGTTCCAAGAATCAAGCTGCAGCCGCCGTAGCCACAGAGCCCAAAACCAAGCACAGAAGCGGAGGGAGggtcgaggaagaggaggaggagataaaGAATGCAGCCGCTGCTTCAGCAGTGCCCCGTCCAAGCCAGGAAGAGACAGTAGAGTCCAGGACCTCAGTCACAGAGCGACTGAGCTGA
- the LOC105912135 gene encoding methyl-CpG-binding protein 2 isoform X1: protein MVCSCSLKGGENKLRHKQCFLRFICKRAGNDLCAQRREKKRLDLDQQGQKVSVPPPKEKLSLDHWDDGQLKSALSSQPPPHVKKTWVDQEDPAGPWRLEEPQEAKDISSHFESTVSPQQRENAMRDRGPLYDDPTLPQGWTRKLKQRKSGRSAGKYDVYLINSEGKAFRSKVELIAYFQKIGETNTNPNDFDFTVTGRGCPSRREKRPLKKPKVVKPVGRRRGRPKGSGKRRHTEGVAVKRVVEESPGKLLVKMPLKALKAEADGPTGLAQVPVAKKRRGRKKKMAPDVQTAPKKRGRKPRGTIPSGKITSPSISVTLPVTVHITDVRLKAVKGSSAKSLQETALPIKKRKIMEDQTNSAGPVFSESRKSDKLVLGTEVNMNVLTQEQKVLHTDTQTEKPKSSMSVAGRGYIPCVTPSNKLSENNQTAQQHKHQYHPAPHNQRFTPPTPVPPLSVHPAHTQWAGKSSEPQDLSRPRPYQPQQQPLANRQAFIQHHAPHRLLSSKNQAAAAVATEPKTKHRSGGRVEEEEEEIKNAAAASAVPRPSQEETVESRTSVTERLS from the exons ATGGTCTGTTCTTGTTCTCTGAAAGGCGGAGAGAATAAGCTACGTCATAAGCAGTGTTTTTTGCGGTTCATTTGCAAGCGCGCTGGAAATGACTTGTGCGCTCAGCGGAG agagaaaaagagactagATCTGGATCAGCAAGGTCAGAAGGTCAGTGTCCCTCCCCCGAAGGAGAAACTCAGCTTGGACCATTGGGATGATGGGCAGTTGAAGTCAGCCTTGTCCTCGCAGCCACCGCCCCATGTCAAGAAGACATGGGTCGACCAGGAAGACCCTGCTGGGCCTTGGAGACTCGAGGAGCCACAGGAAGCCAAGGACATCTCTTCCCACTTTGAGTCCACAGTCTCCCCCCAGCAAAGGGAGAATGCCATGAGAGACCGGGGGCCTCTCTATGATGACCCAACACTTCCACAGGGCTGGACCCGCAAACTGAAGCAGCGCAAGTCAGGCCGCTCAGCGGGCAAGTACGACGTCTACCTGATCAA CTCGGAGGGAAAAGCATTTCGTTCCAAAGTTGAACTCATTGCCTACTTCCAGAAGATCGGAGAGACCAACACAAATCCCAATGACTTTGACTTCACAGTGACAGGCCGTGGCTGCCCATCTcggagagagaagaggcctCTGAAAAAGCCCAAAGTGGTGAAGCCTGTTGGCAGGAGGCGAGGGCGTCCAAAAGGGAGTGGCAAACGTAGGCACACCGAGGGCGTGGCAGTGAAACGTGTGGTAGAAGAAAGCCCTGGGAAGCTTTTAGTCAAGATGCCATTAAAGGCTCTCAAAGCTGAAGCCGATGGACCTACTGGGCTTGCCCAAGTGCCCGTTGCCAAAAAACGCCGTGGACGCAAGAAGAAAATGGCGCCGGATGTACAGACGGCCCCAAAGAAAAGGGGACGTAAGCCCAGAGGAACCATACCATCAGGGAAAATCACCAGTCCCAGTATCAGTGTGACACTCCCGGTCACCGTACACATCACTGATGTAAGGCTGAAGGCAGTCAAGGGAAGTTCGGCAAAGTCACTGCAGGAGACAGCTCTGCCCATTAAAAAGCGCAAAATTATGGAGGACCAGACAAACTCCGCAGGACCTGTGTTTtcagagagcaggaagagcgACAAGCTGGTTTTAGGCACAGAGGTCAATATGAATGTACTAACCCAGGAACAAAAGGTgttacacactgacactcagaCCGAGAAACCAAAATCTTCCATGTCCGTGGCAGGTAGAGGTTACATCCCCTGTGTTACTCCTTCTAACAAATTGAGCGAAAACAACCAAACAGCCCAGCAGCATAAACACCAATATCATCCCGCTCCCCACAATCAACGCTTCACTCCTCCTACTCCCGTACCTCCCCTCTCTGTTCACCCAGCCCATACTCAGTGGGCTGGCAAGAGCAGTGAACCCCAAGACTTGAGCAGACCGAGGCCCTaccagccccagcagcagccacTGGCAAACAGACAGGCATTCATACAGCACCATGCGCCCCACCGATTGTTGAGTTCCAAGAATCAAGCTGCAGCCGCCGTAGCCACAGAGCCCAAAACCAAGCACAGAAGCGGAGGGAGggtcgaggaagaggaggaggagataaaGAATGCAGCCGCTGCTTCAGCAGTGCCCCGTCCAAGCCAGGAAGAGACAGTAGAGTCCAGGACCTCAGTCACAGAGCGACTGAGCTGA
- the LOC105912135 gene encoding methyl-CpG-binding protein 2 isoform X4, whose protein sequence is MTCALSGGEREKKRLDLDQQGQKVSVPPPKEKLSLDHWDDGQLKSALSSQPPPHVKKTWVDQEDPAGPWRLEEPQEAKDISSHFESTVSPQQRENAMRDRGPLYDDPTLPQGWTRKLKQRKSGRSAGKYDVYLINSEGKAFRSKVELIAYFQKIGETNTNPNDFDFTVTGRGCPSRREKRPLKKPKVVKPVGRRRGRPKGSGKRRHTEGVAVKRVVEESPGKLLVKMPLKALKAEADGPTGLAQVPVAKKRRGRKKKMAPDVQTAPKKRGRKPRGTIPSGKITSPSISVTLPVTVHITDVRLKAVKGSSAKSLQETALPIKKRKIMEDQTNSAGPVFSESRKSDKLVLGTEVNMNVLTQEQKVLHTDTQTEKPKSSMSVAGRGYIPCVTPSNKLSENNQTAQQHKHQYHPAPHNQRFTPPTPVPPLSVHPAHTQWAGKSSEPQDLSRPRPYQPQQQPLANRQAFIQHHAPHRLLSSKNQAAAAVATEPKTKHRSGGRVEEEEEEIKNAAAASAVPRPSQEETVESRTSVTERLS, encoded by the exons ATGACTTGTGCGCTCAGCGGAGGTGAGAG agagaaaaagagactagATCTGGATCAGCAAGGTCAGAAGGTCAGTGTCCCTCCCCCGAAGGAGAAACTCAGCTTGGACCATTGGGATGATGGGCAGTTGAAGTCAGCCTTGTCCTCGCAGCCACCGCCCCATGTCAAGAAGACATGGGTCGACCAGGAAGACCCTGCTGGGCCTTGGAGACTCGAGGAGCCACAGGAAGCCAAGGACATCTCTTCCCACTTTGAGTCCACAGTCTCCCCCCAGCAAAGGGAGAATGCCATGAGAGACCGGGGGCCTCTCTATGATGACCCAACACTTCCACAGGGCTGGACCCGCAAACTGAAGCAGCGCAAGTCAGGCCGCTCAGCGGGCAAGTACGACGTCTACCTGATCAA CTCGGAGGGAAAAGCATTTCGTTCCAAAGTTGAACTCATTGCCTACTTCCAGAAGATCGGAGAGACCAACACAAATCCCAATGACTTTGACTTCACAGTGACAGGCCGTGGCTGCCCATCTcggagagagaagaggcctCTGAAAAAGCCCAAAGTGGTGAAGCCTGTTGGCAGGAGGCGAGGGCGTCCAAAAGGGAGTGGCAAACGTAGGCACACCGAGGGCGTGGCAGTGAAACGTGTGGTAGAAGAAAGCCCTGGGAAGCTTTTAGTCAAGATGCCATTAAAGGCTCTCAAAGCTGAAGCCGATGGACCTACTGGGCTTGCCCAAGTGCCCGTTGCCAAAAAACGCCGTGGACGCAAGAAGAAAATGGCGCCGGATGTACAGACGGCCCCAAAGAAAAGGGGACGTAAGCCCAGAGGAACCATACCATCAGGGAAAATCACCAGTCCCAGTATCAGTGTGACACTCCCGGTCACCGTACACATCACTGATGTAAGGCTGAAGGCAGTCAAGGGAAGTTCGGCAAAGTCACTGCAGGAGACAGCTCTGCCCATTAAAAAGCGCAAAATTATGGAGGACCAGACAAACTCCGCAGGACCTGTGTTTtcagagagcaggaagagcgACAAGCTGGTTTTAGGCACAGAGGTCAATATGAATGTACTAACCCAGGAACAAAAGGTgttacacactgacactcagaCCGAGAAACCAAAATCTTCCATGTCCGTGGCAGGTAGAGGTTACATCCCCTGTGTTACTCCTTCTAACAAATTGAGCGAAAACAACCAAACAGCCCAGCAGCATAAACACCAATATCATCCCGCTCCCCACAATCAACGCTTCACTCCTCCTACTCCCGTACCTCCCCTCTCTGTTCACCCAGCCCATACTCAGTGGGCTGGCAAGAGCAGTGAACCCCAAGACTTGAGCAGACCGAGGCCCTaccagccccagcagcagccacTGGCAAACAGACAGGCATTCATACAGCACCATGCGCCCCACCGATTGTTGAGTTCCAAGAATCAAGCTGCAGCCGCCGTAGCCACAGAGCCCAAAACCAAGCACAGAAGCGGAGGGAGggtcgaggaagaggaggaggagataaaGAATGCAGCCGCTGCTTCAGCAGTGCCCCGTCCAAGCCAGGAAGAGACAGTAGAGTCCAGGACCTCAGTCACAGAGCGACTGAGCTGA
- the LOC105912135 gene encoding methyl-CpG-binding protein 2 isoform X2: MPFWIGRSGCRRRRKIIPITQREKKRLDLDQQGQKVSVPPPKEKLSLDHWDDGQLKSALSSQPPPHVKKTWVDQEDPAGPWRLEEPQEAKDISSHFESTVSPQQRENAMRDRGPLYDDPTLPQGWTRKLKQRKSGRSAGKYDVYLINSEGKAFRSKVELIAYFQKIGETNTNPNDFDFTVTGRGCPSRREKRPLKKPKVVKPVGRRRGRPKGSGKRRHTEGVAVKRVVEESPGKLLVKMPLKALKAEADGPTGLAQVPVAKKRRGRKKKMAPDVQTAPKKRGRKPRGTIPSGKITSPSISVTLPVTVHITDVRLKAVKGSSAKSLQETALPIKKRKIMEDQTNSAGPVFSESRKSDKLVLGTEVNMNVLTQEQKVLHTDTQTEKPKSSMSVAGRGYIPCVTPSNKLSENNQTAQQHKHQYHPAPHNQRFTPPTPVPPLSVHPAHTQWAGKSSEPQDLSRPRPYQPQQQPLANRQAFIQHHAPHRLLSSKNQAAAAVATEPKTKHRSGGRVEEEEEEIKNAAAASAVPRPSQEETVESRTSVTERLS, translated from the exons ATGCCTTTCTGGATAGGCAGGTCTggctgcagaagaagaagaaaaattaTCCCCATCACGCAAAG agagaaaaagagactagATCTGGATCAGCAAGGTCAGAAGGTCAGTGTCCCTCCCCCGAAGGAGAAACTCAGCTTGGACCATTGGGATGATGGGCAGTTGAAGTCAGCCTTGTCCTCGCAGCCACCGCCCCATGTCAAGAAGACATGGGTCGACCAGGAAGACCCTGCTGGGCCTTGGAGACTCGAGGAGCCACAGGAAGCCAAGGACATCTCTTCCCACTTTGAGTCCACAGTCTCCCCCCAGCAAAGGGAGAATGCCATGAGAGACCGGGGGCCTCTCTATGATGACCCAACACTTCCACAGGGCTGGACCCGCAAACTGAAGCAGCGCAAGTCAGGCCGCTCAGCGGGCAAGTACGACGTCTACCTGATCAA CTCGGAGGGAAAAGCATTTCGTTCCAAAGTTGAACTCATTGCCTACTTCCAGAAGATCGGAGAGACCAACACAAATCCCAATGACTTTGACTTCACAGTGACAGGCCGTGGCTGCCCATCTcggagagagaagaggcctCTGAAAAAGCCCAAAGTGGTGAAGCCTGTTGGCAGGAGGCGAGGGCGTCCAAAAGGGAGTGGCAAACGTAGGCACACCGAGGGCGTGGCAGTGAAACGTGTGGTAGAAGAAAGCCCTGGGAAGCTTTTAGTCAAGATGCCATTAAAGGCTCTCAAAGCTGAAGCCGATGGACCTACTGGGCTTGCCCAAGTGCCCGTTGCCAAAAAACGCCGTGGACGCAAGAAGAAAATGGCGCCGGATGTACAGACGGCCCCAAAGAAAAGGGGACGTAAGCCCAGAGGAACCATACCATCAGGGAAAATCACCAGTCCCAGTATCAGTGTGACACTCCCGGTCACCGTACACATCACTGATGTAAGGCTGAAGGCAGTCAAGGGAAGTTCGGCAAAGTCACTGCAGGAGACAGCTCTGCCCATTAAAAAGCGCAAAATTATGGAGGACCAGACAAACTCCGCAGGACCTGTGTTTtcagagagcaggaagagcgACAAGCTGGTTTTAGGCACAGAGGTCAATATGAATGTACTAACCCAGGAACAAAAGGTgttacacactgacactcagaCCGAGAAACCAAAATCTTCCATGTCCGTGGCAGGTAGAGGTTACATCCCCTGTGTTACTCCTTCTAACAAATTGAGCGAAAACAACCAAACAGCCCAGCAGCATAAACACCAATATCATCCCGCTCCCCACAATCAACGCTTCACTCCTCCTACTCCCGTACCTCCCCTCTCTGTTCACCCAGCCCATACTCAGTGGGCTGGCAAGAGCAGTGAACCCCAAGACTTGAGCAGACCGAGGCCCTaccagccccagcagcagccacTGGCAAACAGACAGGCATTCATACAGCACCATGCGCCCCACCGATTGTTGAGTTCCAAGAATCAAGCTGCAGCCGCCGTAGCCACAGAGCCCAAAACCAAGCACAGAAGCGGAGGGAGggtcgaggaagaggaggaggagataaaGAATGCAGCCGCTGCTTCAGCAGTGCCCCGTCCAAGCCAGGAAGAGACAGTAGAGTCCAGGACCTCAGTCACAGAGCGACTGAGCTGA